Proteins co-encoded in one Leptospira levettii genomic window:
- a CDS encoding transglutaminase-like domain-containing protein, which produces MKHWILGFLIVFTSGSLLAMERGEVPFEWKQIGAKYEYDPNFSFPDAESVELFESLLQVKSQLYFQTKNKDKEFHLYQYDLPTKKITPISWDKGRVLGWALCSGSVYVQTKQMLYAVSLDSFVIQKEYNLTSKSNGWKDFVCVKDKMFRLDKDQLEVLDVNSFEKISELPLPMKSVQRIIKHSDSEILLVSSFAGNTIQVFSLEEGTTSKEWKFPTNHRALFKMVSLGSDRFLIFDPITKIYGEWFFFDEHFFPIGDGLFMRSDEKAVRFSPIKSNLEYQLDLTSMSDIPESNFHVILPKKDTYSQELREESFYSPSTFSLDDFGNRTLTVKVPPMKEGESKVISVYRGKLTRYKIHWKLDPGLIVNREENESKHPNELRDDWFVKLEDPIVVTKRKELFQDKTSIKELLMETSQYVSSIPYKSGKFESAPNVIQKNNGGCTEHSYVTMSLLRGKGIPARLVWNYLPTETSDEMSFNHKYVEVWIDGYGWIPMEPLSPPKSKPGVTYARHLVFAVLPTPTHPKISGGDRLVQLTKDQLSLGKKIKMKLSILKQGEGETSEESLEIQPNQMRNRAIQSGEEVVVP; this is translated from the coding sequence AATATGATCCTAATTTCAGTTTTCCTGATGCAGAGTCTGTCGAATTGTTTGAGTCCTTATTACAGGTAAAATCTCAACTTTATTTCCAAACCAAAAATAAAGACAAAGAATTCCATCTTTACCAATACGATTTACCAACAAAAAAAATAACCCCCATCTCCTGGGATAAGGGAAGGGTTCTTGGTTGGGCTTTGTGTAGTGGCAGTGTTTATGTTCAGACCAAACAAATGTTATATGCTGTATCGTTAGATTCTTTTGTGATCCAAAAAGAATACAATCTAACAAGTAAATCCAATGGGTGGAAGGATTTTGTTTGTGTGAAAGATAAAATGTTTCGTTTGGATAAGGACCAATTAGAAGTTTTGGATGTAAATTCTTTTGAAAAAATTTCGGAGCTTCCGCTTCCCATGAAATCAGTTCAAAGGATCATCAAACACAGTGATTCCGAAATCCTCTTGGTTTCTTCTTTTGCGGGGAATACAATTCAGGTGTTTTCTTTGGAGGAAGGAACAACATCAAAAGAATGGAAATTCCCAACTAACCATAGAGCTCTTTTTAAAATGGTTTCCCTTGGATCTGATCGGTTTTTAATTTTTGATCCAATTACTAAAATTTATGGGGAATGGTTTTTCTTTGATGAACATTTTTTTCCCATTGGGGATGGACTTTTTATGCGTTCCGACGAAAAGGCAGTTAGGTTTTCACCCATCAAATCGAATCTCGAATACCAATTGGATTTAACATCAATGTCAGACATCCCTGAATCCAATTTCCATGTGATCCTTCCCAAAAAAGATACTTATTCCCAGGAGCTAAGAGAAGAATCGTTTTATTCTCCTAGCACATTCAGTTTGGATGATTTTGGTAATCGTACTCTCACTGTGAAAGTCCCTCCGATGAAAGAAGGAGAATCAAAAGTCATTTCTGTGTATCGAGGAAAACTCACTCGTTATAAAATCCATTGGAAACTCGATCCAGGGTTAATTGTCAATCGAGAGGAAAATGAATCCAAACATCCAAACGAACTCCGAGATGATTGGTTTGTCAAACTTGAGGATCCGATTGTTGTCACAAAACGAAAAGAATTGTTCCAAGATAAGACTTCAATCAAAGAACTACTGATGGAGACATCCCAATATGTTTCCTCAATCCCTTATAAATCAGGCAAGTTTGAATCAGCCCCAAATGTGATCCAAAAAAACAATGGAGGTTGTACGGAACATTCCTATGTCACCATGTCATTGTTACGTGGAAAAGGAATTCCTGCTAGATTGGTATGGAATTATTTACCAACTGAAACTTCTGATGAAATGAGTTTTAATCATAAATATGTAGAGGTATGGATAGATGGTTACGGATGGATTCCGATGGAACCTCTTTCTCCTCCAAAATCAAAACCAGGTGTTACCTATGCGAGGCATTTGGTATTTGCTGTATTACCAACTCCTACACATCCAAAAATTTCAGGAGGGGATCGTTTGGTGCAACTCACAAAAGACCAACTTTCGTTGGGAAAAAAAATCAAAATGAAACTCTCCATTTTGAAACAAGGAGAAGGAGAAACCAGTGAGGAATCTCTAGAGATCCAACCGAACCAAATGCGAAATCGTGCAATCCAATCAGGAGAAGAGGTTGTGGTTCCTTAA